A single window of Sandaracinaceae bacterium DNA harbors:
- a CDS encoding C-type lectin domain-containing protein, whose translation MTSRSGLRLLISGALLLAGCALERSGLAPADGATPPFDAEIGRDGQVIDGQVIDDDAGRDSGVDGCTPGPELCNGVDDDCDPATPDGADEATLGATCDGDDVDLCEEGVIACVDGSLVCEDDGDQPDEVELCNGLDDDCDPSTADGASEPTLGAACDGDDVDLCADGAQVCDAGTLRCEDAPAPAPDLCNGVDDDCNPATVDGSGDPGVGVACDGADADLCQEGTTSCISGAIVCGDTTGDALELCNGMDDDCNPATADGADDPGVGAMCDGPDADLCNEGTRSCVGGALVCSDATGDTADLCNGIDDDCNPATADGSDDPGVGVRCDGSDADMCLEGASTCGGGVITCGDMTGDSVETCDGTDEDCDGAIDEGAGCPCTRVGRGGRSYLFCGAGGDRLSFLDAARFCAAEGYSMVKIETAAENAFIAAEMAAISAGNDWWIGLSDYMSAVWYWAADLTAATYTNWRPGQPNDSGDCAEMDPSETVMGTLGSWNDVPCDETKRFVCEAGP comes from the coding sequence ATGACTTCACGGAGTGGGCTTCGGCTCCTGATCTCGGGCGCGTTGCTCCTGGCGGGATGCGCGCTCGAGCGCAGCGGCCTGGCGCCGGCGGACGGCGCGACGCCGCCGTTCGACGCCGAGATCGGGCGCGACGGACAGGTGATCGATGGACAGGTGATCGATGACGACGCGGGGCGCGACTCCGGCGTCGACGGGTGCACGCCTGGGCCCGAGCTCTGCAACGGCGTCGACGACGACTGCGATCCGGCCACGCCAGACGGCGCGGACGAGGCGACGCTCGGCGCGACCTGCGACGGCGACGACGTCGACCTCTGTGAGGAGGGCGTCATCGCGTGCGTCGACGGATCGCTCGTCTGCGAGGACGACGGAGATCAGCCCGACGAGGTCGAGCTCTGCAACGGGCTCGACGACGACTGCGATCCGAGCACCGCGGACGGCGCGAGCGAGCCGACGCTCGGCGCGGCCTGCGACGGCGACGACGTCGATCTCTGCGCCGACGGCGCGCAGGTGTGCGACGCGGGGACGCTGCGCTGCGAGGACGCGCCCGCCCCGGCGCCCGACCTCTGCAACGGCGTGGACGACGACTGCAACCCGGCCACCGTCGATGGCTCGGGCGACCCCGGGGTCGGCGTGGCCTGCGACGGAGCCGACGCGGACCTCTGCCAGGAAGGCACGACGTCTTGCATCTCGGGGGCGATCGTCTGCGGCGACACCACGGGCGACGCGCTCGAGCTCTGCAACGGCATGGACGACGACTGCAACCCGGCCACCGCCGACGGCGCCGACGACCCCGGCGTGGGCGCGATGTGTGACGGCCCGGACGCCGACCTCTGCAACGAAGGCACCCGCTCGTGCGTGGGCGGAGCGCTCGTCTGCAGCGACGCGACGGGCGACACGGCCGACCTCTGCAACGGCATCGACGACGACTGCAACCCGGCCACCGCGGACGGCTCCGACGATCCCGGGGTCGGCGTGCGCTGCGACGGCTCGGACGCCGACATGTGCCTCGAGGGCGCGTCGACGTGCGGCGGCGGCGTCATCACCTGCGGCGACATGACCGGGGACAGCGTCGAGACCTGCGACGGCACGGACGAGGACTGCGACGGAGCCATCGACGAGGGTGCGGGCTGCCCGTGCACCCGCGTCGGCCGCGGCGGCCGCAGCTACCTCTTCTGCGGCGCCGGTGGCGACCGCCTCTCCTTCCTCGACGCGGCGAGGTTCTGCGCCGCAGAAGGCTACTCGATGGTGAAGATCGAGACCGCGGCGGAGAACGCGTTCATCGCGGCCGAGATGGCCGCGATCTCCGCCGGCAACGACTGGTGGATCGGCCTGAGCGACTACATGTCGGCCGTCTGGTACTGGGCGGCCGACCTCACCGCCGCCACCTACACGAACTGGCGACCGGGCCAGCCGAACGACAGCGGCGACTGCGCCGAGATGGACCCGTCCGAGACCGTGATGGGGACGCTCGGGAGCTGGAACGACGTGCCCTGCGACGAGACCAAGCGCTTCGTCTGCGAAGCCGGTCCGTAG
- a CDS encoding NFACT RNA binding domain-containing protein: MELDGWNILVGRSAADNDYLSFKVAKPRDLWLHAAGGIAGSHVVVQNPEGAPVPQHVLERAAELAAWYSKARGAPRAEVHHCQAANVSKEKGAPRGQVRIKKFKRIKVVPKGVDDDT; this comes from the coding sequence GTGGAGCTCGACGGCTGGAACATCCTGGTCGGGCGCAGCGCCGCCGACAACGACTACCTCAGCTTCAAGGTCGCGAAGCCGCGCGACCTGTGGCTGCACGCGGCGGGCGGGATCGCCGGCAGCCACGTGGTGGTGCAGAACCCCGAGGGCGCGCCCGTGCCGCAGCACGTGCTTGAGCGCGCGGCGGAGCTGGCGGCGTGGTATAGCAAAGCGCGTGGCGCCCCTCGCGCCGAGGTGCATCACTGCCAGGCCGCCAACGTCTCCAAGGAGAAGGGCGCGCCGCGCGGGCAGGTGCGCATCAAGAAATTCAAGCGCATCAAAGTCGTACCCAAAGGTGTGGACGACGACACGTGA
- a CDS encoding Hsp70 family protein, with protein sequence MAAKDSRYIVGIDLGTTHTVVAYVDTRQGPDAPIEELQIEQLVAPGEIEARPLLHSLRYHPASGELKDDDRALPWPAETVDGAPDGVVGELARQLGAKVPGRLVASAKSWLSHPQVDRTAAILPWGAPDEVPKLSPVDASASYLAHVRRAWDHRFGDERLASQTVVLTVPASFDEGARALTLQAAKKAGLGKVRLLEEPQAAFYDWLGRHEDQIDELVEKMHLALVVDVGGGTTDLTLIQVELRESGPRLTRVAVGDHLMLGGDNMDLALAHDAEQRLKSKDKLSAGQFTQLIQQCRTAKEKLLAEDAPEKARVTVLGGGRKLIGGSLATELTKAEVDARILDGFFPSVGPEARPAKKRGAIVEFGLPYVADAGITRHVAAFLERHSDVASEAFPEGVLAAGALPVPDAVLLNGGVFKGHALTERMLDVLGGWRGGERPMRLENAAPELAVARGAVAYGLARRGIGVRIGGGSARSYYLLLGDASESARRGVCILPRGAEEGEEVVLASRTFNLKLGKPVRFPLASSTGEAVLHRAGDLVEVEGGHFQELPPLAAVLEDERGDAGETLPVRVTSALTEVGTVELSCIAAEGPERRWKLELQLRGEGSKDVAATKVTQLHPRFEEATARIKAVYGKSSAKAEGGKPQKTLRSDLEKTLGPRETWNTPLLRELWGALFAGMKRRRRSNDHERVWFNLTGYTLRPGFGYPLDDWRVKQLWELYGQSVQFAPEAQNWSEFWTMWRRVAGGLSAEAQTRILDDLAYYLHPPTRIPRKRPKGPKMQGYDDMVRLAGSLELVSAARKVEVGGWLVTRLTEHDEGDYSWWAVGRLGARVPFHGSAHNVVPVDVATEWVEELIDVDWSQSENAAFAATLLCRKTGDRQRDVSDEVREDVIARLEAHQAPASWITMVREVAELEAADERRIFGESLPPGLVLVE encoded by the coding sequence ATGGCTGCCAAGGATTCTCGCTACATCGTCGGCATCGACCTGGGCACGACGCACACCGTCGTCGCCTACGTCGACACCCGGCAAGGCCCGGACGCGCCGATCGAGGAGCTGCAGATCGAGCAGCTCGTGGCGCCGGGCGAGATCGAAGCGCGCCCGCTGCTGCACTCGCTCCGCTATCACCCGGCGAGCGGCGAGCTGAAGGACGACGACCGCGCCCTCCCCTGGCCCGCGGAGACGGTGGACGGCGCGCCTGACGGCGTCGTCGGTGAGCTCGCGCGCCAGCTCGGGGCGAAGGTCCCCGGCCGGCTCGTCGCGAGCGCGAAGAGCTGGCTGTCCCACCCGCAGGTCGACCGCACCGCGGCGATCCTCCCGTGGGGCGCGCCGGACGAGGTGCCCAAGCTCTCCCCCGTCGACGCGAGCGCGAGCTACCTCGCCCACGTCCGCCGCGCCTGGGATCACCGCTTCGGCGACGAGCGGCTCGCGTCCCAGACCGTCGTGCTCACCGTGCCCGCGTCGTTCGACGAAGGCGCGCGCGCGCTGACCCTCCAGGCGGCCAAGAAGGCCGGGCTCGGCAAGGTGCGCCTGCTCGAGGAGCCGCAGGCCGCGTTCTACGACTGGCTCGGCCGGCACGAAGACCAGATCGACGAGCTCGTAGAGAAGATGCACCTCGCGCTCGTGGTGGACGTCGGCGGCGGCACCACCGACCTGACGCTCATCCAGGTCGAGCTGCGCGAGAGCGGCCCGCGGCTGACGCGCGTGGCGGTGGGCGACCACCTGATGCTCGGCGGCGACAACATGGACCTCGCCCTCGCGCACGACGCGGAGCAGCGGCTGAAGTCCAAGGACAAGCTCTCGGCCGGGCAGTTCACGCAGCTCATCCAGCAGTGCCGCACCGCGAAAGAGAAGCTGCTGGCCGAAGACGCGCCCGAGAAGGCCCGGGTCACCGTGCTCGGCGGCGGACGCAAGCTGATCGGGGGCTCGCTCGCCACGGAGCTGACCAAGGCCGAGGTCGACGCACGCATCCTCGACGGCTTCTTCCCCTCGGTGGGGCCCGAGGCGCGTCCGGCCAAGAAGCGCGGCGCCATCGTCGAGTTCGGCCTGCCCTACGTGGCCGACGCGGGCATCACGCGACACGTCGCGGCGTTCCTCGAGCGGCACTCGGACGTGGCGAGCGAGGCCTTCCCCGAGGGCGTGCTCGCCGCGGGCGCGCTGCCCGTGCCCGACGCCGTGCTGCTCAACGGCGGCGTGTTCAAGGGGCACGCCCTGACCGAGCGCATGCTCGACGTGCTCGGCGGCTGGCGCGGCGGCGAGCGCCCGATGCGGCTCGAGAACGCGGCGCCCGAGCTGGCCGTGGCGCGCGGCGCCGTCGCCTACGGGCTCGCGCGGCGCGGCATCGGCGTGCGCATCGGCGGCGGCTCGGCCCGCAGCTACTACCTGCTGCTCGGCGACGCGAGCGAGAGCGCGCGGCGCGGCGTCTGCATCCTCCCGCGGGGCGCGGAGGAGGGCGAGGAGGTCGTGCTCGCGAGCCGCACCTTCAACCTCAAGCTCGGCAAGCCCGTGCGCTTCCCTCTCGCCTCCAGCACGGGGGAAGCCGTCTTGCACCGCGCGGGCGACCTCGTCGAGGTGGAGGGCGGACACTTCCAGGAGCTGCCGCCCCTCGCCGCGGTGCTCGAGGACGAGCGCGGCGACGCGGGCGAGACCCTGCCCGTGCGCGTGACGAGCGCGCTGACCGAGGTGGGCACCGTGGAGCTGAGCTGCATCGCGGCCGAGGGCCCCGAGCGGCGCTGGAAGCTCGAGCTGCAGCTCCGTGGGGAGGGCAGCAAGGACGTCGCGGCGACCAAGGTCACGCAGCTCCACCCTCGCTTCGAGGAGGCCACCGCGCGCATCAAGGCCGTCTACGGCAAGAGCAGCGCGAAGGCCGAGGGCGGCAAGCCGCAGAAGACCCTGCGCAGCGATCTCGAGAAGACGCTCGGCCCGCGGGAGACCTGGAACACCCCGCTCCTGCGCGAGCTCTGGGGCGCGCTCTTCGCGGGCATGAAGCGCCGCCGCCGCAGCAACGACCACGAGCGCGTCTGGTTCAACCTCACCGGCTACACCCTGCGCCCCGGCTTCGGCTACCCGCTGGACGACTGGCGCGTGAAGCAGCTCTGGGAGCTCTACGGACAGAGCGTGCAGTTTGCGCCCGAAGCGCAGAACTGGAGCGAGTTCTGGACCATGTGGCGCCGCGTCGCGGGCGGGCTGAGCGCCGAAGCGCAGACCCGCATCCTCGACGACCTCGCCTACTACCTGCACCCGCCGACGCGCATCCCTCGCAAGCGCCCGAAGGGGCCGAAGATGCAGGGCTACGACGACATGGTGCGCCTCGCGGGCTCGCTCGAGCTGGTGAGCGCGGCGCGAAAAGTGGAGGTCGGCGGGTGGCTCGTCACGCGCCTGACCGAGCACGACGAAGGCGACTACAGCTGGTGGGCGGTCGGCCGCCTCGGCGCGCGCGTGCCTTTCCACGGCAGCGCGCACAACGTCGTGCCCGTCGACGTCGCGACCGAGTGGGTCGAGGAGCTGATCGACGTCGACTGGAGCCAGAGCGAGAACGCCGCCTTCGCCGCGACCCTGCTCTGCCGCAAGACCGGAGACCGGCAGCGCGATGTCTCCGACGAGGTCCGCGAGGACGTCATCGCGCGCCTCGAGGCCCACCAGGCCCCCGCGAGCTGGATCACCATGGTCCGCGAGGTCGCCGAGCTCGAGGCCGCCGACGAGCGCCGCATCTTCGGCGA